A genomic window from Terriglobia bacterium includes:
- a CDS encoding phosphate/phosphite/phosphonate ABC transporter substrate-binding protein — MRKALLVAIVLLVLPAVPAEPPSPTVLVICAPGYPGTTAQARPVMDTFAAAAARAAGWPAGGLSAVYHEREEPGLARLAQDDAALALVPLPFYLKHGPSLGLAPRLEVVRESGATESWSLVARSGAIPSVAALEGFEVVGAPGYAPAFVRGPVLGPWGALPSSTTVRFSPSILSALRRAAAGERIAALLDAAQSTALASLPLAAKVETVYRAKPLPGTLLCTVRNRAKGRRFEALLEALPGLHKTSEGADALKAMQMVRFEAADLAGIEAARKAYAAAEASPR; from the coding sequence ATGCGCAAAGCGCTTCTCGTCGCGATCGTGCTCCTCGTCCTCCCGGCGGTCCCGGCGGAACCGCCGTCCCCGACAGTCCTCGTGATCTGCGCACCGGGATACCCCGGCACGACGGCGCAAGCGCGCCCGGTGATGGACACGTTCGCGGCCGCCGCGGCGCGCGCGGCCGGCTGGCCGGCCGGAGGCCTCTCCGCGGTCTATCACGAGAGAGAGGAGCCGGGGCTCGCCCGGCTGGCACAGGACGACGCGGCGCTCGCGCTCGTGCCGCTCCCTTTCTACCTGAAGCACGGCCCGTCGCTCGGGCTCGCGCCGCGCCTCGAGGTGGTCCGGGAGTCGGGCGCCACGGAAAGCTGGAGCCTCGTCGCCAGGAGCGGGGCGATTCCGTCCGTCGCGGCGCTCGAGGGCTTCGAGGTCGTGGGTGCGCCCGGCTACGCACCCGCCTTCGTCCGCGGCCCGGTCCTGGGACCCTGGGGAGCGCTCCCGTCCTCCACGACGGTGAGGTTCTCCCCTTCGATCCTGTCCGCGCTCCGCCGGGCGGCGGCCGGGGAGAGAATCGCCGCGCTCCTCGACGCCGCGCAGTCGACCGCGCTCGCCTCGCTGCCGCTCGCGGCGAAGGTCGAGACGGTGTACCGCGCCAAGCCGCTGCCGGGAACGCTGCTCTGCACGGTGAGGAACCGTGCGAAGGGCCGGCGGTTTGAAGCGCTGCTCGAGGCACTTCCGGGTCTCCACAAGACGTCGGAAGGCGCCGATGCGCTGAAGGCGATGCAGATGGTGCGGTTCGAGGCCGCCGACCTCGCGGGCATCGAGGCGGCGCGGAAAGCCTACGCCGCCGCCGAGGCATCGCCCCGG